One window of Atribacter laminatus genomic DNA carries:
- a CDS encoding tetratricopeptide repeat protein, whose amino-acid sequence MINFKSYFFFGIILVFLGFMVSVGYGAQPITLLTVRYGSYSEEQKTRVAFDFSADLPHFSYNTDLEKGEIQFIFENTQAAKGTLKTFLIQDERVDNLSVKETEKGIEATFVLKVPCEITEGNIQKTTLYFDLTKNLTLADSSTSLSEEPTGFGKITGKIYDNLSGKTISGVKISIVDQNQQTISNDNGSYFFQNIPVGKAILDFSHPEYNNESRMVAISENQETYLNIALKRVEGLASPTPTAKPILTTPAPDSIPSTPTIDLFYNQEALELFQLGEYHFQSNHFEEAIDAYQKAIEREPTFAEAYYKLGISLGKLGKPKDGILTLEKALSLDPYNASVYNALGAMYGMLQLYDQAIEQFEKAVDIDPQLSLAYNNMGILFGKQGDHKRALEVLKLAVQIDPESAESQGALGVAYAMAGQPHNAIKPLQEAVRIDPNYAKAHFNLGITYLWLGDFLRAKEQYEILKKLNTEMAQDLLIELQSMEGAIEQ is encoded by the coding sequence TTGATAAATTTCAAATCCTACTTTTTTTTTGGAATCATCCTGGTATTTCTTGGATTCATGGTTTCAGTTGGATATGGAGCACAACCAATCACCCTTCTAACTGTTCGATATGGTTCTTATTCTGAAGAACAAAAAACCAGAGTGGCGTTTGATTTTTCAGCTGATCTTCCACATTTTAGCTACAATACTGATTTGGAAAAGGGTGAAATACAATTCATTTTTGAAAATACTCAGGCTGCTAAAGGAACGCTTAAAACCTTTCTCATTCAAGACGAAAGAGTTGATAATCTTTCTGTAAAAGAAACCGAAAAGGGTATTGAAGCTACTTTTGTTTTGAAGGTACCATGCGAAATAACCGAGGGGAATATACAAAAAACCACCTTATATTTTGACTTAACAAAAAATTTAACCTTAGCAGATAGTTCGACATCGTTATCGGAAGAACCAACTGGTTTTGGAAAAATAACCGGTAAAATTTATGACAATCTAAGCGGAAAAACAATTTCTGGAGTGAAGATCAGCATTGTTGATCAGAACCAGCAAACAATATCAAACGATAACGGTTCCTATTTTTTCCAAAATATTCCTGTGGGCAAAGCGATATTAGATTTTTCTCATCCCGAATATAATAATGAATCCAGAATGGTTGCTATTAGCGAAAATCAAGAAACCTATTTGAATATCGCTTTAAAACGAGTTGAAGGCCTTGCTTCGCCAACCCCAACAGCAAAGCCAATTTTGACAACTCCAGCACCAGATTCTATTCCTTCCACTCCCACGATTGACCTTTTTTATAATCAGGAAGCGTTAGAACTCTTTCAACTTGGAGAATATCATTTTCAATCCAATCATTTTGAAGAAGCAATCGATGCTTATCAAAAGGCAATCGAGCGTGAACCTACCTTTGCCGAAGCTTATTATAAGTTAGGGATTTCCTTGGGAAAGCTAGGGAAACCAAAGGATGGAATTTTAACTCTCGAAAAAGCACTTTCTTTAGATCCTTATAATGCTAGTGTTTATAACGCCTTAGGGGCAATGTATGGAATGCTACAGCTATATGACCAAGCTATAGAACAGTTTGAAAAAGCAGTTGATATTGATCCCCAATTATCTTTGGCATATAACAACATGGGAATCCTTTTTGGAAAACAAGGAGATCACAAACGAGCTCTGGAAGTATTAAAGCTGGCTGTTCAAATTGATCCTGAATCGGCTGAAAGCCAAGGGGCTTTGGGTGTTGCTTACGCTATGGCTGGGCAACCTCATAACGCTATTAAGCCACTGCAAGAAGCTGTTCGCATCGATCCCAATTATGCCAAAGCTCATTTTAATTTAGGGATTACCTATCTGTGGTTAGGGGATTTCCTTCGGGCAAAAGAACAGTATGAAATACTAAAAAAATTGAATACTGAGATGGCTCAAGATTTATTGATTGAGCTTCAATCTATGGAGGGAGCTATTGAGCAGTGA
- a CDS encoding DUF2179 domain-containing protein, which produces MNDSVFIYYILFPALIFLARMADVTLGTLRIIMVSRGLKNIAPIVGFFEVIIWLLAIRQIMMNLTEVSYFLAYASGFAAGNYVGMWFEERLAMGHTIVRIITNKDIKLLLDQLRNRNIGVTCISGQGSEGPVTVVFVIIKRKDLREVIQFINQFNPQAFYSLEDVRQINEGIFPRKGSWLNFPGLSSFKSLRK; this is translated from the coding sequence ATGAACGATTCGGTATTTATTTACTATATATTGTTTCCGGCACTTATTTTTTTAGCCCGTATGGCGGATGTAACCTTAGGAACACTGCGAATTATTATGGTTTCTCGGGGCTTAAAAAATATAGCTCCTATAGTTGGTTTTTTTGAAGTTATAATTTGGCTTTTAGCTATTCGGCAGATAATGATGAATTTGACCGAAGTTTCCTACTTTCTCGCTTATGCCAGTGGTTTTGCTGCCGGGAATTATGTCGGAATGTGGTTCGAAGAAAGGTTGGCGATGGGACATACTATTGTCCGAATCATAACCAACAAAGACATTAAACTGCTCCTAGATCAACTCCGAAATCGCAATATCGGAGTAACCTGTATTTCCGGTCAAGGATCCGAGGGACCAGTCACAGTTGTTTTTGTCATTATTAAAAGAAAGGACCTTCGCGAGGTTATTCAATTCATTAATCAATTTAATCCTCAGGCTTTTTATTCTTTAGAAGATGTGAGGCAAATAAATGAAGGTATCTTCCCTCGTAAGGGAAGCTGGTTAAATTTTCCTGGCTTATCATCTTTTAAATCTTTACGTAAATGA
- a CDS encoding TM1266 family iron-only hydrogenase system putative regulator has protein sequence MVSEKRIGVIGIIIEDRQQVPQVNSLLSTFNEVIIGRMGLPYHERSLSIISIIVDGSTDEIGALTGRLGQIPGIKVKSTLVTR, from the coding sequence ATGGTTTCCGAAAAACGGATTGGTGTCATTGGTATCATTATCGAAGACCGGCAACAAGTTCCTCAGGTCAACTCACTTCTTAGTACATTTAACGAAGTCATTATCGGTCGAATGGGGCTCCCCTATCACGAGAGATCATTGTCAATTATCTCCATTATTGTTGACGGAAGTACCGATGAAATTGGAGCTTTGACCGGCCGTTTGGGACAAATTCCCGGTATCAAAGTTAAAAGTACCTTGGTCACTCGATAA
- a CDS encoding isochorismatase family cysteine hydrolase, translated as MMNALIIIDLLNDFMRPQGALYIGDHVQPLIQFCQELINQKRKENYTIIYSCDTHWENDEEFLLFPPHAIRGSWGQKIIEEVKPQEGEFIIPKRRFSAFFGTELDLLLREKKVEKVEIVGVLTNICVLYTAAWAQMLHYQVAAYRQGLTSNDLQAHEFALKEMKNTLGIEIL; from the coding sequence ATGATGAATGCTTTAATAATTATCGATTTGCTGAATGATTTTATGCGACCCCAAGGGGCTTTATATATAGGTGATCATGTTCAACCGCTAATTCAATTTTGCCAAGAACTCATTAACCAGAAGAGAAAAGAAAACTACACTATTATTTATTCTTGTGATACACACTGGGAAAACGATGAGGAATTTTTACTTTTCCCACCTCATGCAATTCGAGGAAGTTGGGGACAAAAAATCATCGAAGAAGTAAAGCCACAAGAGGGAGAATTTATTATACCGAAACGGCGATTTAGCGCTTTTTTTGGCACTGAACTGGACTTGCTCCTTCGGGAAAAAAAGGTCGAAAAAGTAGAAATCGTTGGTGTTTTAACCAATATCTGTGTTCTTTATACCGCAGCCTGGGCGCAAATGCTCCATTATCAGGTTGCAGCTTATCGTCAGGGATTAACATCAAATGACTTGCAAGCACATGAATTTGCCTTAAAAGAAATGAAAAATACCTTAGGAATTGAAATACTTTAA
- a CDS encoding uroporphyrinogen decarboxylase family protein, giving the protein MNARERLITTFQGKKADRVPVSPFIFLNNIYEMFQYKPDIDHFLSPQDFDVAEKFVAHHDYFGFDVLFSPGLLWDSYIPETSENWEVTITKEGDADSQLRTTLVKTPEGNLTQVMRFNRSSTYMVVLAVEKYIIENKQDFEIFAKYAPPARFIDCELISKARKVVKDKGLVNVATHGAFNTLNQFRKLEDVMMDPVVDEGFYRAMMEFFLDWNMAHLREVIAAGSDSVEIGGNLATSGVGPRFFQEYVMEYENRLCRHIHEAGAFVVYHNCGDAQKIMHLYNDLDIDVWGYVTTPPFGDVNLDDALRIIRPNMALRGNIDQVEFLRQASPQEIKEKVKWLLDKVKPRGNWILCTSDFFFDETPYENIQAFADAGLEYGKY; this is encoded by the coding sequence ATGAATGCACGGGAAAGACTCATCACCACCTTTCAGGGAAAAAAAGCCGATCGAGTGCCAGTTTCACCGTTTATTTTCTTAAATAATATATATGAAATGTTTCAATATAAACCGGATATTGACCATTTTCTTAGTCCTCAGGATTTTGATGTTGCAGAAAAATTTGTTGCCCATCATGACTACTTTGGTTTTGATGTGCTTTTTTCACCTGGACTATTATGGGACTCATATATTCCCGAAACCTCGGAAAATTGGGAGGTTACTATAACCAAGGAGGGTGATGCCGACTCTCAACTCCGAACCACCCTGGTCAAGACCCCTGAAGGAAATTTAACCCAGGTCATGCGCTTCAATCGGAGTTCAACCTACATGGTCGTATTAGCAGTTGAAAAATATATCATTGAGAATAAGCAGGATTTTGAAATATTTGCCAAATATGCTCCCCCAGCTCGGTTTATCGATTGCGAGTTGATCAGTAAAGCTCGAAAAGTGGTTAAGGATAAAGGTCTGGTTAACGTCGCAACTCATGGTGCTTTTAATACTCTGAATCAATTTCGAAAATTAGAAGACGTGATGATGGATCCGGTGGTAGATGAAGGGTTTTACCGAGCCATGATGGAATTTTTCCTGGACTGGAATATGGCTCATCTGCGGGAAGTCATTGCCGCTGGTTCCGATTCAGTCGAAATCGGTGGCAATTTAGCTACCAGCGGAGTGGGGCCTCGATTTTTCCAGGAATATGTCATGGAGTACGAAAACCGACTCTGTCGGCATATTCATGAAGCCGGAGCTTTTGTCGTGTACCACAACTGTGGAGATGCCCAAAAAATCATGCATTTATATAACGACCTGGATATCGATGTGTGGGGATATGTAACTACTCCTCCATTTGGAGATGTGAATCTTGATGATGCCTTACGGATTATTCGTCCCAATATGGCTCTTCGAGGAAATATCGATCAGGTTGAATTCCTACGTCAAGCATCACCCCAAGAAATAAAAGAAAAAGTCAAATGGCTGCTTGATAAAGTAAAACCACGAGGAAACTGGATTCTCTGTACCAGCGACTTTTTCTTCGATGAAACACCTTATGAAAATATCCAGGCTTTTGCTGATGCTGGTCTTGAATATGGAAAATA
- the hydE gene encoding [FeFe] hydrogenase H-cluster radical SAM maturase HydE codes for MREAIDNQPMLTKEPGNFNQESLRQLFDLGEFELPALLRYANQIRKKQVGDEVHLRAIIEFSNYCSCHCLYCGLRAGNHKISRYRLTNQEIYQSVQTAVRYGLKTIVLQSGEDRFYQPYDIAHVIEFIKKHFDVAITLSLGEHPHQSYQIWLNAGADRYLLKHETADPILYQKIRPGKNLQDRINCLMDLKDLGYQIGSGNMVGLPGQTLTSLIDDVLLMKKLNVEMAGIGPFLPHPDTPLGCYSAGSLSQTLKILAITRIVLPTIHLPATTAISTVNDDARRLALGSGANVIMPNFTPLTVRDQYSIYPQKIDIIEDPKQSMNNLKKLLKEMNRTISMSYGHAVKIKKYSLTKKEAYHGFGSQ; via the coding sequence GTGAGAGAAGCAATAGATAACCAGCCTATGCTAACCAAAGAACCGGGAAATTTTAATCAAGAATCTCTTCGACAACTGTTTGATTTAGGCGAGTTTGAACTTCCTGCTCTTCTAAGATACGCCAATCAAATTCGTAAAAAGCAGGTTGGTGATGAAGTTCACCTCAGGGCGATTATTGAGTTTTCCAATTACTGTTCCTGTCATTGTCTCTACTGTGGATTACGGGCAGGAAACCACAAAATATCTCGGTATCGCTTAACCAATCAGGAAATTTACCAATCGGTCCAAACAGCAGTTAGATACGGATTAAAAACCATCGTCCTTCAATCAGGAGAAGACCGGTTTTATCAACCTTATGATATTGCACACGTCATCGAATTCATTAAAAAGCATTTTGACGTAGCGATTACCTTATCATTAGGAGAACACCCCCATCAGAGTTACCAAATCTGGCTGAATGCTGGGGCTGACCGCTATTTATTAAAACATGAAACCGCCGACCCAATTCTTTACCAGAAAATAAGACCGGGGAAAAACCTTCAAGATCGAATCAATTGCTTGATGGATTTAAAGGATCTCGGCTATCAAATTGGCTCGGGAAATATGGTTGGGCTTCCTGGCCAAACTTTAACATCACTGATTGATGATGTTCTCCTTATGAAAAAATTAAATGTTGAAATGGCCGGTATTGGGCCTTTTCTTCCCCATCCCGACACACCACTGGGATGTTATTCGGCTGGTTCTCTCTCACAAACCTTAAAAATTCTGGCTATTACCCGAATCGTTCTTCCAACCATTCATCTTCCGGCTACCACCGCTATTAGTACGGTAAATGATGATGCTCGTCGCTTAGCTTTAGGATCGGGAGCAAACGTCATCATGCCTAATTTCACGCCTCTAACAGTTCGCGATCAATATTCCATCTATCCTCAAAAAATCGACATCATCGAAGATCCTAAACAAAGCATGAACAATCTGAAAAAACTCTTGAAAGAAATGAATCGGACTATTTCGATGAGTTATGGCCACGCGGTAAAAATAAAAAAATATTCTTTAACTAAAAAGGAGGCTTATCATGGTTTTGGTTCTCAATGA
- a CDS encoding 4Fe-4S double cluster binding domain-containing protein: protein MKFNVEKITQSLLEEGASLVGFADLSGLSPDITKSFPYAISIAVALNPAIIAKINNGPTADYFEEYKRVNLFLSDLGKFAAKLLFNHGYKSFPLEPTTENFNRKTLTTFLPHKTIATRAGLGWIGKSALLTTKQYGSAIRLTSVLTDCPLPTAEPNNKSQCGDCMVCVDSCPGHAPLGNNWDINHPRENFFNAFTCLETIIKLSKPVGIEGTVCGICIASCPWTQQYLTSHKPKSL from the coding sequence ATGAAATTTAACGTTGAAAAAATAACTCAGTCACTTTTAGAAGAAGGAGCTTCTCTGGTTGGTTTTGCTGATCTAAGTGGTCTTTCTCCTGATATTACCAAATCATTTCCTTATGCTATTTCAATAGCAGTTGCCCTGAACCCAGCTATAATTGCAAAAATTAACAATGGACCTACTGCAGACTATTTCGAAGAATACAAAAGAGTGAATCTTTTTCTTTCCGATTTGGGAAAATTTGCCGCAAAATTACTATTTAATCATGGATATAAATCATTTCCTCTCGAGCCGACAACTGAGAATTTCAATCGCAAAACTCTAACAACTTTTTTGCCTCATAAAACAATAGCTACCCGTGCCGGTCTCGGTTGGATTGGAAAATCAGCCCTCCTCACCACCAAGCAATACGGAAGTGCTATACGTCTTACCTCGGTGCTTACTGATTGCCCCCTGCCGACTGCAGAACCTAACAATAAAAGTCAATGTGGTGATTGTATGGTATGCGTTGATAGTTGTCCGGGCCATGCTCCATTAGGAAATAATTGGGACATAAATCATCCCCGTGAAAATTTCTTTAATGCCTTTACTTGCTTAGAAACTATTATTAAACTTTCCAAACCAGTTGGAATTGAAGGAACTGTCTGTGGAATCTGCATTGCCTCCTGTCCTTGGACCCAGCAGTATCTTACGAGTCATAAACCAAAATCGCTTTGA
- a CDS encoding uroporphyrinogen decarboxylase family protein → MNDMTSRERFRKALNHQEPDRVPIDVGQDFHNGIHEVAYRNLLAYLGEEDDIRLYDRIQHLAVCKKSILERLHADTRYVFASAPSNWQLKVHADSSWVDEWGVVRKNVGLYDESIQCPLAGASIDEIKNYQMPDPVDPTRFAGLKERAKELYEGTQYAIIGGSAASLFYLSSELMGFQEYMERLALEPQVIEILVDRILEWEIQFFEKYLEQVGKYVELVWMGDDWGMQSGPIMNPKIFKKIFMPRYKEFTHFVKSKTQAKIALHSCGSVLWAMEDLYEAGIDVIHPLQATAFDMGDPEKIKKRFGNKLVFYSNLSNQSIIPHGTPEEVTKEVREKIKVLAPGGGYIISGGHNIQADVPPQNILALFDTAYQEGHYPIQI, encoded by the coding sequence ATGAATGATATGACCTCAAGAGAGCGTTTTCGAAAAGCATTAAATCATCAAGAACCCGACCGTGTTCCCATCGATGTTGGTCAAGATTTTCATAATGGAATCCACGAAGTTGCCTATCGAAATCTTCTTGCCTATTTGGGAGAAGAGGATGATATCCGGTTATATGATCGGATTCAACATTTGGCGGTTTGTAAGAAAAGCATTTTAGAGAGGTTGCATGCTGATACCCGGTATGTATTTGCCAGTGCTCCTTCCAATTGGCAATTAAAAGTTCACGCTGACTCCTCTTGGGTTGATGAATGGGGAGTCGTACGAAAAAATGTTGGGCTATACGACGAGAGCATCCAGTGTCCTTTGGCAGGTGCATCAATTGACGAAATTAAAAATTACCAAATGCCTGATCCGGTTGATCCTACTCGTTTTGCTGGTTTGAAAGAAAGGGCGAAAGAACTTTACGAAGGAACCCAATATGCCATTATTGGCGGTAGCGCCGCTTCACTATTTTACCTTTCTTCCGAATTGATGGGTTTTCAGGAATACATGGAACGTTTGGCTCTCGAACCTCAAGTTATAGAAATCCTGGTGGATCGCATTTTAGAATGGGAAATACAGTTTTTTGAGAAGTACCTGGAGCAAGTTGGTAAATATGTCGAATTGGTTTGGATGGGCGACGATTGGGGAATGCAGTCAGGTCCGATAATGAACCCAAAAATATTTAAAAAAATATTTATGCCTCGTTATAAAGAATTTACTCATTTTGTAAAATCCAAAACCCAAGCAAAAATTGCTTTGCATTCATGCGGATCAGTCCTTTGGGCTATGGAAGACTTATATGAAGCTGGAATTGATGTCATTCACCCTTTGCAAGCGACTGCCTTTGATATGGGGGATCCGGAAAAAATCAAAAAGAGATTTGGCAATAAACTGGTTTTCTACTCCAACCTTTCCAATCAATCCATCATTCCCCATGGTACTCCCGAAGAAGTGACAAAAGAAGTCCGGGAAAAGATCAAAGTCTTAGCTCCAGGCGGGGGCTATATCATTTCCGGGGGTCACAATATTCAGGCAGACGTTCCGCCCCAAAACATCCTTGCCTTATTTGATACTGCCTATCAGGAAGGTCATTATCCGATCCAAATTTGA